One genomic window of Solanum dulcamara chromosome 12, daSolDulc1.2, whole genome shotgun sequence includes the following:
- the LOC129877164 gene encoding phosphatidylinositol 4-phosphate 5-kinase 6-like — protein sequence MVFKKIGQGVLHILGGAINIIGQPFHGKDEEIEHKIIEVCYDKYFRTTVADFYHSLCDAVQEINRMKGRTQLKIPSTAAIKRVYWKYKVEGRKMSKEEFGIMKAWEATIRITQAATRKRANTIFGTQGPSPTEEENEPEEQEQVDDHANGEIFHAERFLPNGDYYSGYWLDNFPHGQGKYWWTDGCMYVGDWFGGKTMGKGMFSWPSGAMYEGNFKSGFMDGEGTYTGPNGDTYRGCWVMNLKHGHGVKEYVNGDCYDGEWCRGLQEGKGRYTWKNGNYYAGEWKNGTMFGKGKMYWTNGNVYEGNWEDGFPKGNGIFRWTDGSFYVGNWSKDPNEQNGTFYPSGSLLQGGNLEWDPQQVFNVDLVECTICPPEKVPILPSQKKLALWRSSKAVDSNIKPRRMSLDGRIDAPPVDREFGRSRLSDVAGTSASTSYYLDDSIVGLQDPAGYLRGSPIRIPKVVKRQGQTISKGHKNYELMLNLQLGIRVSVGRPGPPPSLDLKPSAFDPREKYWTRFPTEGSKITPPHPSCEFRWKDYCPKVFRALRMLFKVDAADYMISICGNDALRELCSPGKSGSFFYLTNDDRYMIKTMKKAETKVLLRMLSAYFNHVRAFENTLVTKYYGLHCVKLSGPAQKKVRFVIMGNLFCTNYSIHRRFDLKGSTFGRMTDKPESEIEATTTLKDLDLNFILRLQKTWFQEFCRQVDRDCDFLEQEGVMDYSLLVGIHFREADSTEDQTPSASLLFVADNGSSENETVARLSRADMDQLLLDQAGWASIKLGINMPARVERTERKVTEGEIQLIGEPTGELYDVILFFGVIDILQDYDITKKLEHAYKSMQCDPNSISAVDPKAYSRRFRDYIFKVFIQDT from the exons AAGTACAAAGTGGAAGGAAGAAAAATGTCAAAGGAAGAATTTGG tatcatGAAGGCTTGGGAGGCAACTATAAGGATAACACAAGCTGCAACAAGGAAACGTGCCAACACGATTTTCGGTACACAAGGTCCATCACCAACAGAGGAAGAAAATGAGCCAGAGGAACAAGAACAGGTAGATGATCACGCGAATGGTGAAATCTTTCATGCTGAGAGGTTTCTTCCGAATGGTGATTACTATAGTGGTTATTGGCTTGACAATTTCCCTCATGGACAAGGGAAATATTGGTGGACGGATGGATGTATGTACGTTGGAGATTGGTTTGGTGGCAAAACAATGGGGAAAGGTATGTTTAGTTGGCCCTCGGGGGCAATGTACGAGGGGAATTTCAAGAGTGGATTTATGGATGGAGAGGGTACCTATACGGGGCCTAATGGTGATACGTATAGGGGTTGTTGGGTGATGAATTTGAAACATGGACACGGGGTTAAGGAGTACGTAAATGGGGATTGTTATGATGGTGAATGGTGTAGGGGATTACAAGAAGGGAAGGGGAGGTATACATGGAAAAATGGGAATTATTATGCTGGTGAATGGAAAAATGGAACAATGTTTGGTAAAGGGAAAATGTATTGGACTAATGGGAATGTTTATGAAGGGAATTGGGAAGATGGATTTCCTAAAGGAAATGGTATATTTAGATGGACTGATGGAAGTTTTTATGTTGGAAATTGGAGTAAAGATCCAAATGAACAAAATGGTACATTTTATCCATCTGGTTCATTGTTACAAGGTGGAAATCTTGAATGGGATCCTCAACAAGTTTTCAACGTCGATTTGGTAGAATGTACTATATGTCCACCTGAAAAAGTTCCAATTTTGCCGTCACAGAAGAAACTCGCGTTGTGGAGGTCATCTAAGGCTGTGGACAGCAATATTAAGCCTAGGAGAATGTCGTTGGATGGGAGAATAGATGCACCACCTGTTGATAGGGAGTTTGGTAGAAGTCGTTTATCAGATGTTGCAGGAACTTCTGCCAGTACTTCTTATTATTTGGACGATTCCATCGTTGGCTTGCAGGATCCTGCTGGATATTTAAGAGGAAGTCCTATAAGAATTCCTAAAGTTGTTAAGAGACAAGGCCAAACTATTTCCAAAGGGCATAAGAATTATGAGCTTATGCTTAATTTGCAATTGGGAATCAG GGTATCAGTGGGACGGCCTGGTCCTCCACCATCACTAGATCTCAAGCCATCAGCATTTGATCCTCGAGAGAAGTATTGGACTAGATTTCCAACTGAAGGATCCAAGATCACGCCTCCTCATCCGTCTTGTGAATTCAGATGGAAAGATTATTGTCCAAAAGTTTTCAG GGCATTACGGATGTTATTCAAAGTGGATGCAGCTGATTATATGATATCAATTTGTGGTAATGATGCCCTCCGGGAGCTTTGTTCCCCTGGAAAAAGTGGAAGTTTTTTCTACTTGACAAACGATGATCGATATATGATCAAGACAATGAAGAAGGCAGAAACAAAA GTGCTATTAAGGATGCTTAGCGCGTATTTCAATCATGTTCGCGCTTTTGAGAACACCCTGGTGACTAAGTACTATGGCCTGCATTGTGTGAAGCTAAGTGGACCAGCACAGAAGAAG GTACGTTTCGTTATCATGGGGAACCTCTTTTGCACAAATTACTCAATTCATAGACGATTCGACTTGAAAGGATCAACATTCGGGAGAATGACGGATAAACCAGAATCCGAGATTGAAGCAACAACAACCCTTAAAGATCTTGATCTCAACTTCATCCTCAGGTTACAAAAGACATGGTTTCAAGA ATTTTGCAGGCAAGTTGATAGAGATTGTGATTTCTTGGAACAAGAGGGAGTGATGGACTACAGCCTTTTAGTTGGTATTCATTTTAGAGAAGCAGATAGTACTGAAGATCAGACACCTTCTG CATCACTTCTCTTTGTTGCAGATAATGGAAGCTCGGAAAATGAAACAGTTGCTCGCCTCTCTCGAGCTGATATGGATCAATTGCTTCTTGATCAAGCAGG GTGGGCTAGCATAAAACTAGGAATAAACATGCCTGCAAGAGTCGAAAGGACAGAGAGGAAAGTTACTGAAGGGGAAATTCAGCTAATCGGAGAACCAACAGGAGAGTTGTATGATGTGATACTGTTTTTCGGGGTCATAGACATACTtcaagactatgacattacaaAGAAGCTAGAGCACGCGTACAAGTCTATGCAGTGTGATCCAAACTCGATATCAGCAGTTGATCCAAAGGCATACTCAAGGCGTTTTCGCGATTACATATTCAAAGTTTTTATACAAGATACTTAA